Genomic segment of Benincasa hispida cultivar B227 chromosome 1, ASM972705v1, whole genome shotgun sequence:
AGCAAGCGGAAGCGGCCCCGTGGTGAGATTCGATATCTCACAATCGTCATCCTTAACCACAATCGCAAAAACCGCCATTGAATCCCTAAAATCCATTCTCCCAAATATCCCCTCATCTCTCCCTTCCGCACCCAACCCCGCCCTCGCCCTCCTCAACGACCTCGAAACCACCGCCCAAATCACCGCCCTCCTCCGCCGCCCCACCTCCGGCGCCGGCGACGACAACCTCTGCCGTTGGCTCTACGATACTTTCCAATCCAACAACCCCGACCTCAAACTCGTCGTCCTCCGCTTCCTCCCTGTTCTCCTCGGCGCTTACCTCTCCCGTGTCGTCTCCCGCCGCAAATCCCTCGCCGGGTTCGAAGCCGTTCTCCTCTCCCTCTACGCCCATGAAACCAACCGCCGCGCCAGCCAACCCCTCTCCGTCAACATCCCCGATTTAACCCACCCCAGTATTTACCACGAATCCAAATCCCCTCTCAAAAACAATGCCACCGCTCTCAATCTCGCCGTAATCTCCCCATCGTTGGAGCCCCACGGTATGGTCCGCTCCACCAAGAGGGCTCGAATCGTCGGCGTCGCCCTCGAACTCTACTACACGAAAATCGATAAGATTCCAGAAACTTCCAAGATTGAGTTCTGCGAGTTTTGCCGGATCTGGGCCAGCGGCGGCGATGATGAAAAGGGAAAAGTTAAAAATGAGGAAGCGGCGGCGGAGGAGGCAGAGGAGGAGAGTATTGGGAGAATTCCGTTGCCGTGGGAGATGCTTCAGCCGATTTTAAGAGTGTTGGGGCACTGTCTTTTGGGGTCGAATGTGACTGCGAAGTGCAAGAAGAATGAAACGACCCCGTTGTTCGATGCAGCCATTGCTGCGATTCGGAGCTTGTATTTGAGATCGATGCATGACATTAATCCCAAAGCAATTTTGGCGACTGGGAGTTTGGTGAGGTTGGGGAATATGGCTATGGAGTCGGCTGATGAAATTGATTACACTGAGATTCCTTATCAAACTGTCATCAACCTCTAGCaattcattttttcttctttttctcttcagaTCAAATGAATGGTTGCAATCTTTTTTCTtgcctttttctcttttttgtttggattctttaattttctttagtgaatttggagttgtaaaataaaatgtacTTTATAGAGAATTGTCTTTGTTGGCTTATTTTTGTTTGGTTGATATATTTGTAGTCCCCTTTACCTTCTTTACCTTCTCTTGTGATTGTCTTTGTGTGATTGTCTTTTTAGGATGTTTGTTCTCACTCAACTTATATTTATGCCATTGATATCAATTTTTACAAGTTTGTTTAGTACAATAATTATAGGATTGAGGATCGAATCTTCCACCTCTACGATGAAATGTCATGTCAATACTACTAAACTAAGTTTACTTTagcaattttcataatttaatattactttttttactttttgtaCGACACTCACATGCTTTTTATAAAACTCAAGTTACCGGACATATGGTTTGCTTCAAATCAAGTATACTTTAACCAcgaaatttgtataatattaTGTCAAGGAGAAAAAAGGTATCGTGTACTATGTTGGTATAGGTACTAATCGTGAGATTATTTGGCCCACCAACTCTattaaactattaaaaataattcaaatctACCCATTTTAATAGCGTTCactataatatttttctaaataattttggaagttgtatatttttaaaactttaaaa
This window contains:
- the LOC120071285 gene encoding uncharacterized protein LOC120071285 — encoded protein: MSSSSSDDDSPAAVEPTPAEEPAAEEKPTPAEETAIDETAAAEETTPTIAAAEAPVIKTSSRASGSGPVVRFDISQSSSLTTIAKTAIESLKSILPNIPSSLPSAPNPALALLNDLETTAQITALLRRPTSGAGDDNLCRWLYDTFQSNNPDLKLVVLRFLPVLLGAYLSRVVSRRKSLAGFEAVLLSLYAHETNRRASQPLSVNIPDLTHPSIYHESKSPLKNNATALNLAVISPSLEPHGMVRSTKRARIVGVALELYYTKIDKIPETSKIEFCEFCRIWASGGDDEKGKVKNEEAAAEEAEEESIGRIPLPWEMLQPILRVLGHCLLGSNVTAKCKKNETTPLFDAAIAAIRSLYLRSMHDINPKAILATGSLVRLGNMAMESADEIDYTEIPYQTVINL